One stretch of Pseudoxanthomonas sp. Root65 DNA includes these proteins:
- a CDS encoding antibiotic biosynthesis monooxygenase family protein — MVTELALLSIRPGEQASFEAAFARVSVLLAAADGHDKHRLVPSLDQADLYVLEVQWRDLAAHVDMFEPSDAHARFMAALEPFFAAEPRVIHVPARSADD, encoded by the coding sequence ATGGTGACCGAACTGGCCCTCCTGAGTATCCGGCCCGGTGAACAAGCATCCTTCGAGGCCGCGTTCGCACGCGTCAGCGTACTCCTCGCGGCGGCCGACGGTCATGACAAGCACCGTCTCGTGCCTTCCTTGGATCAAGCCGACCTCTATGTGCTTGAAGTCCAATGGCGGGATCTCGCGGCGCACGTGGACATGTTCGAGCCCAGCGACGCGCACGCGCGGTTCATGGCGGCACTGGAGCCGTTCTTCGCTGCCGAACCTCGTGTGATCCACGTGCCGGCACGCAGTGCGGACGACTGA
- a CDS encoding SdrD B-like domain-containing protein yields the protein MTLATWLLAPAALAADLQITDLSDTGYDPTPAGGEVVYNVTVENGAADTVPNAVVIFDLPAGTVAGTLPAFCSADAAVTTRVVCAVGELVGTQTAQGAPVSFQLGVDTGGQAPGTVTMRGAIGFGSAVPPAGTPITALTPGDAFFASDTNTANNQRNEATTLTIAGDLRLLKSATPDPVVGGGEVTYTLTVFNDGPSASTNFRVVDTLPAAATYVASSFNGAGWTFNSGTMTATHAGTLAVGSSSSFTFRARVNAGSGNIINAATVEAIGTPDADPSNNDANVTTSITPGADLALSKSAAPAPAIAGQSVTFTLTARNLGPSVAQNVSITDALPAGFVITGGTQPGGWSCSNDGANGTRTCTRAAAMPVGAVETLTIVATVPSTGANSSGDVTNTATISSTTPDPNGPVLGVNNNNGSVTFTVLADGADLSMTKSKSPALVAVWDGVGPDTDSRMTSLIRVRNLGPRAASGQVQVVDELAAGEEFVSASGPWTCAVDNPYAVPPARQRVTCDLNAGSLPLAVNTNSPQLQIVSRARAAGSLTNTACTGGSNGSVEPLTAGGIDQDPETGNDCSGAGTRTTDERADLRIAKQTNGPGDADNVLTAAQDTVTYTLTITNDGPNSTTGIVVNDAIPGFVTGRTTVSANAPVGWNCTTGASVVCRSGTTALANGASASIVLTVQRALFDSAGLGAGTCGGVPTTNAFCNTAGVGIDAAVAGSVGEINAGNNNASDWLRIDRVANVQTTAKSISSGATGQAGVNTTYVMSFRNQGPSTVPGVVFRDVFTLPADDAGFVLMSATRTGGGTAACAASPGPGITTAPAAGGVSYANPTAGTAQVTLTCAPLSLANGQTESLTVVIRPNVNVGNTGRVFTNVADFFFDRNNDGTPDPASGSDANGSFDFNTDGSAGDDQRSASLPFNSGSVDLITNKVDTGFTGGVDPLGYDAVTAANNAITYRVTVRNNGPSVATNVRISDTLTPLVGRTVRFLGVSASTAGPFVDTDCSVTAGSNPAVGAPLVLDCVMPGIGFSTNLPGVVASGQTSTLYLRYAYETPPGASGDTLLNSATASSAETDTNLANNTADQDTTIRSRADLAVTKTMVALAPDPDPAVALPPTIGSVSLRQPFYYVIGGVNNGPGASLSRDRTGTSPLNGTGTVVTDTLPANLIVTGPITWRKDGPDPGGDEQPVGTGTCSQAGNTVTCTLGDMTVTGRARIIVPARWDAYPAGGTTNNTATIATEQVDPVPGNNTTTVPLGITRSSLAGVVFEDRDRTGANGGTHQGAATEPAIAGVTITLTGIDAYGNAVNRSAITAADGSYSFTDLSPADAAGYTLTQTQPAGFVNSPVALPTSGGAEPSLGGTYSAGSPNSIIAAIPVGADQAGVRYNFPEVRRPALSGFVYIDGNFNDIRDAGDAPISGATVELLDAGTGAVVATTTTDGSGAYGFSNLDPLIVYTLREVLPTGSYQNRPTAVNPGQVGGAPCATGCTPGTGVAGDAATTDRISGIDLGAGTDGTVFNFGEDAVAGISGSVYVDRNGNGNFDGGDAGTVNSRPNGGLQGVSVTLTGAGADGIFGNGDDPAPVTVQTDANGAYQFADLVVGQDYRVGETQPAGYADGTENPSNAIDIANLPPAGSAGNDFGEMLGSLAGLVFEDFSATAANNNNGTFDGGENPIANVTVTLTGTDVLGNAVNVTAQTDAAGAYVFRDLLPPQAGTTYTITETQPTGYIDGRHTPGNAATPGSATTSNVIDGIAIIAGQAATGYLFGELANASISGTVYLDRNDNGDQDGGEPGIPGVTVVIEGAGPDGVFGTGDDLPPVTLTTDANGGYSYGGAITGQNYRIVETQPTGLADGQENTSNRITLTNLPAAGSSGNDFGELAASLSGSVWLDANNNGVREAGENGIAGVSVSLPAGTLDALGNAVAAAVTDANGEYRFGDLLAGTYAVTEQAAQPVVGGAATLNGLTVAGTVGGSSSGTATSVTTLPSAIAGIVLPAGGDSVQNNFGETLGVSLSGRVFFDANNDGVQSGAAETGIEGVTLTLTGTDDTGASVSVTTTTDANGDYAFDGLRPGTYTVTEPQQPTGTSNGQTVAGTVGGTSTGTATPITTVPSAISTIDLTTPGSASVDNLFGEIPLNSAISGRVWEDTDNDGVIDPSEQGIGNVVVRLTGTDLAGNTITREVTTQPDGSYAFTELPPGTYIITEPDQPAGTLNGTTMPGTGGGTATPPTSTPSVISAVVLGVGEEASGNNFGEVPSGSIAGRVYNDGNNNGVIDAGEGGFPNVQVVLTGTNELGETVDVTVTTDSEGRYRFDDLRPGTYTVTEPTQPAETLNGITTPGTLDGTPVGVATPVSTTPSAISGIVLPPGGDSIDNNFGEIGDSPDLVVSKTATPTTFTVNNPGSYTIRVRNIGQQPSASEYVVEDRLPAGLTLAATPTGNGWTCTGASGDNRFRCSSGAVVAAGATLADAIVAQVRVDASAATGTPVNNAVLVEGGGENEFRTPTTDERADFEGNPADLPVCDPAITQNACRLPTAVQLSASVSGTVWFDQGSEFGLIDGGDRRLSGWVVEVVNGNGQVVGTATTGADGTYSIADQVPGIPLAIRFRDPATDVVWGLPVSGETVTGPPVPCDAGSAVANGTASSCRSSDNGFTHLAVVLAPGANLPQQSLPLNPGGVVYDATTRTPVPGSRVTLTPVGTCAGYAPEQHVLNAALGGYTVQGTSVSMTVGAEGFYQFLLGPDAPASCRFQLQVTPPAGYAFESGMIPAETAPLSPPSTPGVGHPVQTNATAPTAPVGTATRYYLELTLGSAVAVPVHNHIPLDPQVAPGLVITKTGDRKTVEVGDSLVYTITIRQTAGASMGTVNVVDRLPHGFTFIDGTARVDGAGIANPLGKPGPTLVFDVGPLAVGAQKTLSYRVRVGVGSQQGDGINRARAHGCSIEGGCVDPTTLAPYPNGGVVPSNPAEYRVIVSGGVFTDEGCVLGKIFVDCNVNHVQDREEIGIPGVRMYFEDGTWMVSDSEGKYSYCGLPPKSHTLKVDPSTLPVGSRLTTSSNRNLGDADSLFIDLKNGELHRADFIEGSCSNPVMEQVKARRTQGEIRAPETERNQQPLRFDSKPARAPQQATDSANQQPIVAPRATATDGDEGKEVQP from the coding sequence ATGACCTTGGCGACATGGCTGCTGGCACCTGCCGCACTGGCGGCCGATCTGCAGATCACGGACCTTTCCGACACGGGCTACGATCCGACGCCGGCCGGCGGCGAGGTGGTCTACAACGTCACGGTCGAGAACGGCGCCGCCGATACGGTGCCCAACGCCGTGGTGATCTTCGACCTGCCTGCCGGCACGGTGGCCGGCACGTTGCCGGCATTCTGCAGCGCCGACGCCGCCGTAACCACGCGCGTGGTGTGCGCGGTGGGCGAACTGGTGGGCACGCAGACGGCGCAGGGCGCGCCGGTCAGTTTCCAACTCGGCGTCGATACGGGCGGCCAGGCACCGGGCACGGTGACGATGCGGGGCGCCATCGGTTTCGGTTCCGCGGTACCGCCGGCCGGCACGCCGATCACGGCGCTCACCCCGGGCGATGCGTTCTTCGCCAGCGACACCAACACCGCCAACAACCAGCGCAACGAAGCCACCACCCTGACGATCGCTGGCGACCTGCGCCTGCTCAAGAGCGCCACGCCGGATCCCGTGGTGGGCGGTGGCGAAGTCACCTACACGCTGACCGTCTTCAACGACGGCCCGAGCGCATCCACCAACTTCCGTGTCGTGGACACGCTGCCGGCAGCGGCGACGTACGTGGCCAGCAGCTTCAATGGCGCTGGCTGGACGTTCAACAGCGGCACCATGACCGCGACCCACGCCGGAACGCTGGCGGTGGGGTCGAGCAGCAGCTTCACCTTCCGTGCCCGCGTGAACGCCGGCAGCGGCAACATCATCAACGCGGCGACGGTGGAAGCCATCGGCACGCCGGATGCGGATCCGAGCAACAACGATGCCAACGTCACCACCAGCATCACGCCGGGTGCCGACCTGGCACTGAGCAAGTCCGCGGCACCCGCGCCCGCGATCGCGGGCCAGTCCGTCACCTTCACCCTGACCGCGCGCAACCTCGGCCCGAGCGTGGCGCAGAACGTCAGCATCACCGACGCACTGCCGGCGGGCTTCGTGATCACCGGTGGCACCCAGCCGGGTGGCTGGAGCTGCAGCAACGATGGCGCCAACGGCACGCGGACGTGCACGCGCGCGGCGGCCATGCCGGTCGGTGCGGTGGAGACACTCACCATCGTCGCCACCGTGCCCTCCACGGGCGCCAACAGCAGCGGCGACGTCACCAACACGGCGACGATCAGCTCCACGACGCCGGATCCGAACGGTCCCGTCCTGGGCGTGAACAACAACAATGGCAGCGTCACCTTCACCGTGCTGGCCGACGGTGCCGACCTGTCGATGACCAAAAGCAAGTCGCCGGCGCTGGTCGCAGTGTGGGATGGCGTCGGCCCCGACACCGACAGCCGAATGACCTCGCTGATCCGCGTGCGCAACCTGGGGCCGCGCGCCGCCAGCGGACAGGTACAGGTGGTCGACGAACTCGCCGCGGGTGAAGAGTTCGTGTCCGCATCCGGTCCGTGGACCTGCGCGGTCGACAATCCGTATGCCGTGCCGCCCGCACGGCAACGCGTGACCTGCGACTTGAATGCCGGTTCGCTTCCGCTGGCGGTGAACACCAACTCGCCGCAGCTGCAGATCGTCAGCCGCGCGCGTGCCGCGGGCTCGCTGACCAATACCGCGTGCACTGGCGGCTCCAACGGTTCGGTCGAACCGCTGACGGCCGGTGGCATCGACCAGGATCCGGAAACCGGAAACGACTGCAGTGGCGCGGGCACCCGCACCACCGACGAGCGCGCCGACCTGCGCATCGCCAAGCAGACCAATGGCCCGGGCGATGCGGACAATGTGCTGACCGCCGCGCAGGACACGGTGACCTATACGCTCACCATCACCAACGACGGCCCGAACAGCACCACCGGCATCGTGGTGAACGATGCGATTCCGGGTTTCGTGACCGGCCGCACCACCGTCAGCGCGAATGCACCCGTGGGCTGGAACTGCACGACCGGCGCGTCGGTCGTGTGCCGCTCCGGCACCACGGCCCTGGCGAACGGCGCCAGCGCCAGCATCGTGCTGACGGTGCAGCGCGCGCTCTTCGACAGCGCCGGACTGGGCGCGGGCACCTGTGGCGGTGTGCCCACGACCAATGCGTTCTGCAATACCGCCGGGGTCGGCATCGATGCCGCCGTGGCAGGGTCGGTCGGCGAGATCAACGCGGGCAACAACAACGCGTCGGACTGGCTGCGGATCGATCGCGTCGCCAACGTGCAGACCACGGCGAAGAGCATCAGCTCGGGCGCGACCGGCCAGGCCGGCGTCAACACGACCTACGTGATGTCGTTCCGCAACCAGGGGCCGTCGACGGTCCCGGGCGTGGTGTTCCGTGATGTGTTCACGCTGCCCGCCGACGATGCCGGCTTCGTACTGATGTCGGCCACCCGCACCGGTGGCGGCACCGCCGCGTGCGCGGCCTCGCCCGGTCCCGGCATCACCACCGCGCCCGCCGCAGGTGGCGTGTCGTACGCCAATCCGACCGCGGGCACCGCACAGGTCACGCTGACCTGCGCGCCGCTGTCGCTCGCCAATGGCCAGACCGAAAGCCTGACGGTGGTGATCCGTCCGAACGTCAATGTCGGCAACACCGGACGCGTCTTCACCAACGTGGCGGACTTCTTCTTCGACCGCAACAACGACGGTACGCCCGACCCCGCCAGCGGTTCGGACGCCAATGGCAGCTTCGATTTCAATACCGACGGCAGCGCCGGTGACGACCAGCGCAGTGCCAGCCTGCCGTTCAACAGCGGCAGCGTGGACCTGATCACCAACAAGGTGGATACCGGCTTCACCGGCGGCGTGGATCCGTTGGGCTACGACGCCGTGACAGCGGCCAACAATGCCATCACGTATCGCGTCACCGTGCGCAACAACGGACCGTCGGTAGCCACGAACGTACGCATCAGCGATACGTTGACGCCGCTCGTGGGCCGTACCGTGCGCTTCCTTGGCGTGTCCGCGTCGACAGCGGGGCCGTTCGTCGACACGGATTGCAGTGTGACCGCGGGCAGCAACCCTGCGGTGGGTGCGCCGCTGGTGCTGGATTGCGTGATGCCGGGCATCGGCTTCTCCACCAACCTGCCGGGTGTGGTGGCATCCGGCCAGACCAGCACGCTCTACCTGCGCTATGCCTACGAGACGCCGCCCGGCGCCTCCGGCGATACGCTGCTGAACTCGGCGACCGCCAGCTCGGCGGAGACCGACACCAACCTCGCCAACAACACCGCGGACCAGGACACGACGATCCGTTCGCGCGCCGACCTGGCCGTCACCAAGACCATGGTCGCGCTGGCACCCGACCCGGATCCCGCCGTGGCGCTGCCGCCCACCATCGGCTCGGTGTCGCTGCGACAGCCGTTCTATTACGTGATCGGCGGGGTCAACAACGGTCCGGGTGCGAGTCTCTCGCGCGACCGTACGGGTACCAGTCCGCTCAATGGCACCGGCACGGTGGTGACCGACACATTGCCGGCGAACCTCATCGTCACCGGTCCGATCACCTGGCGGAAGGATGGCCCCGATCCGGGCGGCGACGAACAACCCGTCGGGACGGGCACCTGCAGCCAGGCGGGCAATACCGTCACCTGCACCCTGGGCGACATGACGGTCACCGGTCGCGCACGCATCATCGTGCCCGCGCGCTGGGATGCGTATCCCGCGGGCGGTACCACCAACAACACCGCGACCATCGCGACCGAACAGGTCGATCCGGTCCCGGGCAACAACACGACCACCGTCCCGCTCGGCATCACGCGCTCCAGCCTGGCGGGCGTGGTGTTCGAAGATCGTGACCGCACCGGCGCCAACGGCGGCACCCACCAGGGCGCAGCTACCGAACCGGCCATCGCGGGCGTGACCATCACCCTGACCGGCATCGATGCGTACGGCAACGCCGTCAATCGCAGTGCCATCACCGCTGCCGACGGCAGTTACAGTTTCACCGATCTGTCGCCGGCCGATGCCGCCGGCTACACACTGACGCAGACGCAGCCTGCCGGCTTCGTCAACAGTCCCGTGGCCCTGCCCACCAGCGGTGGCGCGGAGCCTTCGCTGGGTGGCACCTACAGCGCCGGTTCGCCCAACTCGATCATCGCCGCCATCCCGGTCGGCGCCGACCAGGCCGGCGTGCGCTACAACTTCCCTGAAGTGCGCCGCCCGGCGCTGTCGGGCTTCGTCTACATCGACGGCAACTTCAACGACATCCGCGACGCGGGCGATGCGCCCATCAGCGGCGCCACGGTCGAACTGCTCGACGCCGGCACTGGTGCCGTCGTCGCGACGACGACGACGGATGGCAGCGGTGCCTACGGTTTCAGCAATCTGGATCCGCTGATCGTCTACACGCTGCGCGAAGTGCTGCCCACCGGCAGCTACCAGAACCGTCCGACGGCGGTGAATCCCGGCCAGGTCGGCGGCGCGCCGTGCGCCACGGGCTGTACGCCGGGCACCGGCGTGGCGGGTGATGCCGCCACCACCGATCGCATCAGTGGCATCGACCTGGGTGCGGGTACCGACGGCACCGTGTTCAACTTCGGCGAAGACGCCGTGGCCGGTATTTCCGGCAGCGTCTACGTGGACCGCAATGGCAACGGCAACTTCGACGGTGGCGACGCCGGCACGGTCAATTCGCGTCCCAACGGCGGGCTGCAGGGCGTCAGCGTCACGCTGACCGGTGCGGGCGCCGACGGCATTTTCGGCAATGGCGATGATCCGGCGCCGGTGACGGTGCAGACCGATGCCAATGGCGCCTACCAGTTCGCCGACCTGGTGGTCGGGCAGGACTACCGCGTCGGCGAAACGCAGCCCGCGGGCTATGCCGACGGCACCGAAAATCCCAGCAACGCCATCGACATCGCCAACCTGCCGCCGGCCGGTTCCGCCGGCAACGACTTCGGCGAAATGCTGGGTTCGCTGGCGGGTCTGGTGTTCGAGGATTTCTCGGCCACCGCCGCCAACAACAACAACGGCACCTTCGACGGTGGCGAGAATCCGATCGCCAACGTCACCGTGACGCTGACCGGTACCGATGTGCTGGGCAATGCGGTCAATGTCACCGCGCAGACCGATGCGGCCGGTGCGTACGTATTCCGCGACCTGCTGCCGCCGCAGGCCGGCACCACGTACACGATCACCGAGACGCAGCCCACCGGCTACATCGATGGCCGGCACACGCCGGGCAATGCCGCCACGCCGGGCAGCGCCACCACGTCTAACGTCATCGACGGCATCGCGATCATTGCGGGCCAGGCGGCCACCGGCTACCTGTTCGGCGAGCTTGCCAATGCCTCTATCAGCGGCACGGTCTATCTGGACCGCAACGACAACGGCGACCAGGACGGTGGCGAACCCGGCATCCCCGGCGTCACCGTGGTCATCGAAGGCGCCGGCCCGGATGGCGTGTTCGGCACCGGCGACGATCTGCCGCCGGTCACGCTGACCACCGATGCGAACGGCGGCTACAGCTACGGCGGTGCGATCACGGGGCAGAACTACCGCATCGTCGAGACACAGCCCACCGGTCTGGCCGATGGGCAGGAGAACACCTCCAACCGCATCACGCTGACCAACCTGCCGGCCGCCGGTTCCAGCGGCAACGACTTCGGCGAACTGGCAGCATCGCTGTCCGGCAGTGTGTGGCTGGATGCCAACAACAACGGCGTGCGCGAAGCAGGTGAGAACGGCATCGCCGGTGTCAGCGTCAGCCTGCCTGCCGGCACGCTGGATGCGCTGGGCAATGCCGTCGCTGCCGCCGTGACCGACGCCAATGGCGAGTACCGCTTCGGCGATCTGCTGGCCGGCACTTATGCGGTGACCGAGCAGGCTGCGCAACCCGTCGTGGGGGGTGCTGCCACGCTCAATGGCCTCACGGTGGCCGGCACTGTCGGCGGCAGCAGCAGCGGCACCGCCACGTCCGTGACGACCCTGCCCAGCGCCATCGCAGGCATCGTCCTGCCCGCGGGCGGCGATTCGGTACAGAACAACTTCGGTGAAACGCTGGGCGTGTCGCTGTCCGGCCGCGTGTTCTTCGATGCCAACAACGACGGTGTGCAGTCGGGCGCGGCTGAAACCGGTATCGAAGGCGTGACCCTCACCCTGACGGGTACCGATGACACTGGCGCGTCGGTGTCGGTGACCACGACCACCGATGCGAACGGCGACTACGCTTTCGACGGCCTGCGTCCCGGCACCTACACGGTGACCGAACCGCAGCAGCCGACCGGCACCAGCAACGGTCAGACCGTCGCGGGCACCGTCGGCGGCACGTCGACGGGCACCGCCACGCCGATCACCACCGTGCCCAGCGCGATCAGCACCATCGACCTGACCACGCCGGGCAGCGCATCGGTCGACAACCTGTTCGGCGAGATTCCGCTGAACAGCGCGATCAGCGGCCGCGTGTGGGAAGACACCGACAACGACGGCGTCATCGACCCGTCCGAGCAGGGCATCGGCAACGTGGTCGTGCGCCTGACCGGCACCGACCTGGCCGGCAACACCATCACCCGCGAGGTGACCACGCAGCCGGATGGCAGCTATGCCTTCACCGAACTGCCGCCGGGCACGTACATCATCACCGAGCCCGACCAGCCGGCCGGCACGCTCAACGGCACCACGATGCCGGGCACGGGTGGCGGCACCGCCACGCCGCCGACCAGCACACCGTCGGTGATCAGCGCTGTCGTGCTGGGCGTGGGCGAGGAAGCCAGCGGCAACAACTTTGGTGAAGTGCCTTCCGGCAGCATAGCCGGCCGCGTCTACAACGACGGCAACAACAACGGCGTGATCGATGCCGGCGAAGGCGGCTTCCCCAACGTGCAGGTCGTGCTGACCGGCACCAATGAGCTGGGCGAAACGGTGGACGTCACCGTCACCACCGACAGCGAAGGCCGCTACCGCTTCGACGACCTGCGCCCGGGCACCTACACGGTGACCGAGCCCACCCAGCCGGCGGAGACGCTCAACGGCATCACCACGCCGGGCACCCTCGATGGCACGCCGGTGGGCGTCGCCACGCCGGTGAGCACCACGCCGTCGGCTATCAGCGGCATCGTGTTGCCGCCGGGCGGCGATTCCATCGACAACAACTTCGGCGAGATCGGCGATTCGCCGGACCTGGTGGTCAGCAAGACCGCCACGCCCACCACGTTCACCGTCAACAACCCGGGCAGCTACACCATCCGTGTGCGCAACATCGGCCAGCAGCCGAGCGCAAGTGAGTACGTGGTGGAAGACCGCCTGCCGGCCGGCCTCACGCTGGCGGCCACGCCGACCGGCAACGGCTGGACCTGCACGGGTGCTTCCGGCGACAACCGCTTCCGCTGCAGCAGCGGCGCGGTGGTCGCGGCGGGTGCCACGCTGGCCGATGCCATCGTCGCGCAGGTCCGCGTGGATGCGTCGGCAGCGACCGGCACGCCGGTCAACAACGCTGTGCTGGTGGAAGGCGGCGGCGAGAACGAGTTCCGCACGCCGACCACCGACGAGCGCGCCGACTTCGAAGGCAATCCGGCCGACCTGCCGGTGTGCGATCCGGCGATCACGCAGAACGCGTGCCGCCTGCCCACCGCCGTGCAGTTGTCTGCGTCGGTGTCGGGCACGGTGTGGTTCGACCAAGGCAGCGAGTTCGGCCTGATCGACGGCGGCGACCGTCGCCTGTCCGGCTGGGTGGTGGAGGTGGTGAACGGCAACGGCCAGGTCGTCGGCACGGCGACCACGGGCGCGGACGGTACGTACTCGATCGCCGACCAGGTGCCGGGCATCCCGCTGGCCATCCGTTTCCGTGATCCGGCGACGGACGTGGTCTGGGGCCTACCGGTCAGTGGCGAAACCGTCACCGGTCCGCCGGTGCCGTGCGATGCGGGCAGTGCCGTCGCCAACGGCACGGCCAGTTCGTGCCGCAGCAGCGACAACGGCTTCACGCATCTGGCGGTGGTACTGGCGCCGGGCGCCAACCTGCCGCAGCAGAGCCTGCCGCTGAATCCCGGTGGCGTGGTGTACGACGCGACCACGCGCACGCCGGTCCCCGGTTCACGCGTCACGCTCACGCCGGTGGGTACCTGCGCGGGCTACGCGCCCGAGCAGCACGTGCTGAACGCCGCGCTGGGCGGTTACACCGTGCAGGGCACGTCGGTGTCGATGACGGTCGGTGCGGAAGGCTTCTACCAGTTCCTGCTGGGTCCGGATGCGCCTGCCTCGTGCCGCTTCCAGCTGCAAGTGACGCCGCCGGCCGGCTATGCGTTCGAGTCCGGGATGATCCCGGCGGAAACCGCGCCGCTGTCGCCGCCGTCCACGCCGGGCGTGGGGCATCCGGTGCAGACCAATGCCACCGCGCCGACGGCGCCGGTGGGCACGGCAACCCGCTACTACCTGGAGCTGACGCTGGGTTCGGCCGTGGCAGTGCCGGTGCACAACCACATCCCGCTCGACCCGCAGGTCGCACCGGGCCTGGTCATCACCAAGACCGGCGACCGCAAGACGGTGGAAGTGGGCGACAGCCTGGTCTACACCATCACCATCCGCCAGACGGCGGGTGCGTCGATGGGCACAGTCAACGTCGTCGACCGCCTGCCGCACGGGTTCACCTTCATCGACGGCACTGCGCGTGTCGATGGTGCGGGCATCGCCAATCCGCTGGGCAAGCCCGGCCCGACGCTGGTGTTCGATGTCGGTCCGCTCGCCGTCGGCGCGCAGAAGACGCTCAGCTACCGCGTCCGCGTCGGCGTGGGCAGCCAGCAGGGTGACGGCATCAACCGGGCGCGTGCCCATGGCTGTTCCATCGAGGGCGGTTGCGTGGATCCGACCACGCTGGCGCCGTACCCGAACGGCGGCGTGGTGCCGTCCAATCCGGCCGAGTACCGCGTGATCGTCAGCGGTGGCGTGTTCACCGACGAAGGCTGCGTGCTGGGCAAGATCTTCGTGGACTGCAACGTCAACCACGTGCAGGATCGGGAAGAGATCGGCATCCCCGGCGTACGCATGTACTTCGAGGACGGCACCTGGATGGTCAGCGACTCGGAAGGCAAGTACAGCTACTGCGGCCTGCCGCCGAAGAGCCACACGCTGAAGGTCGATCCGTCCACGCTGCCGGTCGGCTCGCGCCTGACCACCAGCAGCAACCGCAACCTGGGCGATGCGGACAGCCTCTTCATCGACCTGAAGAACGGCGAGCTGCACCGCGCGGACTTCATCGAGGGCAGCTGCTCCAACCCGGTGATGGAACAGGTGAAGGCGCGCCGCACGCAGGGCGAGATCCGCGCACCGGAGACCGAGCGCAACCAGCAGCCGTTGCGCTTCGACAGCAAGCCGGCGCGCGCGCCGCAGCAGGCCACCGATTCGGCCAACCAGCAGCCGATCGTCGCGCCGAGGGCGACCGCCACGGATGGAGATGAAGGCAAGGAGGTGCAGCCATGA
- a CDS encoding response regulator transcription factor has protein sequence MSQHELPSPRVAVVEDEDELRGMIVDELSERGYDVVGLASAEALYRHMSVQALDIVVLDIGLPGESGLEAASHLRQLASVGIILLTGRGGKKLMAKSLAMGADLFLTKPIDYDVLALAVANLHRRLAPAMNGAALDDQDAPTWSLSDAGWTLHGPDARTLALSEAERTILARLLERPGTPVFRKALIEVLTDQPWDFDPHRLDVLVHRLRGKVNSRFSQPLPLRAVRGIGYVFAP, from the coding sequence ATGAGCCAACACGAGTTGCCGTCTCCACGCGTTGCCGTTGTCGAGGATGAAGACGAACTGCGAGGCATGATCGTCGACGAGCTGAGCGAGCGTGGCTACGACGTGGTGGGCCTGGCGAGTGCAGAAGCCCTGTACCGCCACATGAGTGTCCAGGCCCTCGACATCGTGGTCCTGGACATCGGCCTGCCCGGAGAAAGCGGGCTGGAGGCGGCGTCGCACCTGCGGCAGCTTGCTTCGGTAGGCATCATCCTGCTGACCGGCCGCGGCGGCAAGAAACTCATGGCGAAGAGCCTTGCGATGGGCGCCGATCTTTTCCTCACCAAGCCCATCGATTACGACGTGCTGGCCTTGGCTGTCGCCAATCTCCATCGTCGGCTGGCACCCGCGATGAATGGCGCGGCACTGGATGACCAGGATGCGCCCACCTGGTCGTTGTCCGACGCAGGCTGGACGTTGCATGGACCCGATGCCAGGACGCTGGCGCTCAGCGAGGCGGAGCGCACGATCCTAGCCCGGCTTCTGGAGCGGCCTGGAACGCCCGTGTTCAGAAAGGCGCTTATCGAGGTGCTTACCGATCAGCCCTGGGATTTCGATCCCCATCGGCTGGACGTTCTTGTCCATCGTCTTCGCGGAAAGGTCAACAGCCGTTTCTCGCAGCCGCTGCCGCTGCGCGCCGTGCGGGGAATCGGCTATGTATTCGCACCCTGA